The Peribacillus simplex genome contains a region encoding:
- the hutU gene encoding urocanate hydratase: MNTITNKVIRYTGTELHTKGWQQEAVLRMLMNNLDPEVAERPEDLVVYGGIGKAARNWECFDAIVKSLKELEEDETLLVQSGKPVAIFKTHSDAPRVLLANSNIVPAYANWETFHELDKKGLMMYGQMTAGSWIYIGSQGIVQGTYETFAELAKQHFNNSLKGTITLTAGLGGMGGAQPLAVTMNGGVCIGIDVDETRIDRRIETRYTDVKTDSLDEAIRLANEAKLAGKALSIGLIGNASDILPEMIARNFIPDVLTDQTSAHDPLNGYTPSGLSMVEAAELRNSDPEKYIELSKASMAKHVRAMLEMMEKGAVTFDYGNNIRQVAKDEGVENAFDFPGFVPAYIRPQFCEGKGPFRWVALSGDPEDIYKTDQAILREFADNEHLCNWIRMAQEKIQFQGLPSRICWLGYGERARFGKILNDMVASGELKAPIVIGRDHLDSGSVASPNRETEAMKDGSDVVADWPILNAMVNAVGGATWVSVHHGGGVGMGYSMHAGVVIVADGTKEAAARIERVLTTDPGMGVVRHVDAGYELAEETARERGINIPMLDKGIDK; encoded by the coding sequence ATGAACACGATTACAAACAAGGTTATCCGTTATACTGGAACAGAATTGCATACTAAAGGATGGCAACAAGAAGCAGTGCTTAGAATGCTTATGAATAATTTGGATCCTGAAGTTGCTGAACGTCCAGAAGATTTGGTGGTATACGGAGGGATTGGGAAAGCAGCTCGTAACTGGGAATGCTTTGATGCAATCGTCAAATCACTAAAAGAGCTTGAAGAAGATGAAACTTTACTTGTCCAATCAGGGAAACCGGTGGCCATTTTTAAAACGCATTCGGATGCACCACGTGTCCTGCTTGCAAATTCAAATATCGTGCCTGCATACGCGAACTGGGAAACATTCCATGAACTTGATAAAAAAGGATTGATGATGTATGGGCAGATGACAGCAGGCAGCTGGATATATATCGGATCTCAAGGGATCGTACAAGGTACATACGAGACCTTTGCGGAGCTTGCAAAACAACATTTCAATAACTCGTTAAAAGGCACCATTACACTAACGGCAGGTTTAGGCGGAATGGGAGGGGCACAGCCGCTTGCAGTTACGATGAACGGTGGTGTCTGTATCGGGATCGATGTAGATGAGACGAGAATTGACAGGAGGATTGAGACTCGTTATACCGATGTGAAAACGGATTCATTGGATGAAGCCATTCGTTTAGCCAATGAAGCTAAACTTGCAGGGAAAGCATTATCGATTGGTTTGATTGGGAATGCTTCAGATATTCTACCGGAAATGATCGCAAGGAACTTCATCCCTGATGTCTTGACGGATCAGACTTCGGCCCATGATCCGCTAAATGGATATACTCCTTCAGGCCTGTCAATGGTGGAAGCGGCAGAATTACGAAATTCGGATCCAGAAAAGTATATTGAACTCTCTAAAGCTTCAATGGCCAAACATGTTAGAGCGATGCTTGAAATGATGGAAAAAGGAGCCGTGACGTTTGATTATGGCAACAATATCCGTCAAGTTGCGAAAGATGAAGGGGTAGAGAATGCTTTTGACTTCCCGGGATTCGTTCCAGCTTATATCCGTCCACAATTTTGTGAAGGTAAAGGTCCATTCCGCTGGGTTGCTTTATCTGGGGATCCAGAAGATATTTATAAAACAGACCAAGCCATTTTACGCGAATTCGCTGATAATGAACATTTATGTAACTGGATCAGAATGGCTCAAGAAAAAATTCAGTTCCAAGGTCTGCCTTCCCGCATATGCTGGCTTGGTTATGGGGAGCGCGCCCGTTTTGGTAAAATCCTCAATGATATGGTTGCAAGCGGTGAATTGAAGGCCCCGATTGTGATTGGGCGTGACCATTTGGATTCTGGCTCTGTCGCTTCGCCGAATCGTGAAACGGAAGCAATGAAGGATGGTTCCGATGTTGTGGCTGACTGGCCGATCTTAAATGCAATGGTGAATGCTGTGGGCGGTGCAACTTGGGTTTCAGTACATCATGGCGGCGGCGTAGGAATGGGTTACTCCATGCATGCAGGCGTTGTAATTGTGGCAGACGGCACAAAAGAAGCAGCAGCCAGGATTGAGCGAGTGTTGACAACTGACCCTGGGATGGGTGTAGTGCGTCATGTTGACGCAGGATATGAACTGGCAGAGGAAACAGCACGTGAAAGAGGTATTAATATCCCGATGCTTGATAAAGGAATTGATAAATAA
- a CDS encoding helix-turn-helix transcriptional regulator — protein MEIHLVAKDEIEAQGIRWIVESHLTGVRLIFWKTIEEFDKGIRNQHPEFVILDMDIWTDESEAMGVSLKRKGIRWLGISSERIFQTAYRALRFRAEDVLFRPFSSADLVKHIQQLRFQLRNGPGLLSTNTMDGGNALDIGYPDFFLTDRRHESRITMVAFLTPDNKTLPLVYDELQRYSFTGKNQIFALSDFILCVQEPKENEVYKEEYQAFLAHWKERMDEPLAIIIKAATSDESLKRMYQQTREFTRQIFFDGYDIILAESQQTSPREMDPFLTPLEQRLWIEMLERRDAKAIRNWIEREFLTFERPYPDPEIVRIRLTSVLAQIRRHMKSYDLQNASLEAIYYDVFQQIVHKPVIHQIVKELHAFTTHMLLQDHGQLQEGARTLSEKARELIESNYWDAQWNLASCADTLRINKSTLSRRFAAESGESFRNTLHQVRIREAKRLLKETDLSLEEISQLAGYSHQTYFNAKFKLLEGCTPSAYRSGL, from the coding sequence GTGGAAATTCATTTGGTGGCGAAAGATGAGATTGAGGCTCAAGGAATTCGTTGGATAGTGGAGTCCCACCTAACGGGAGTTAGACTGATCTTTTGGAAAACGATTGAAGAATTTGATAAGGGCATACGCAATCAGCATCCTGAATTCGTTATTTTGGATATGGATATTTGGACGGATGAAAGTGAGGCGATGGGTGTTTCGTTAAAGCGGAAGGGAATACGATGGTTAGGCATATCATCTGAGCGAATCTTTCAAACGGCTTATCGAGCCTTACGTTTTCGTGCTGAAGATGTTTTATTCCGCCCTTTTTCTTCGGCGGATTTGGTAAAACATATCCAACAATTGCGTTTTCAATTGAGAAATGGTCCAGGGCTTCTTTCGACAAACACCATGGATGGTGGGAATGCTCTGGATATTGGATATCCGGATTTTTTCTTGACAGACCGGAGGCATGAAAGCCGAATAACCATGGTCGCTTTTTTGACACCTGATAACAAGACCCTTCCTTTGGTTTATGATGAACTGCAACGATATTCTTTTACTGGGAAGAATCAAATCTTCGCTTTATCGGATTTTATTTTATGTGTCCAGGAACCGAAGGAAAATGAGGTATATAAGGAAGAGTACCAAGCGTTCCTTGCCCACTGGAAAGAAAGAATGGATGAGCCCCTTGCCATCATAATAAAAGCGGCAACTTCAGATGAATCTTTAAAAAGGATGTATCAGCAAACACGTGAATTTACGAGACAAATCTTTTTCGATGGATACGATATCATTTTAGCCGAAAGTCAACAGACTTCGCCTCGAGAGATGGATCCATTCCTCACTCCCCTTGAACAAAGACTTTGGATAGAAATGCTCGAAAGGCGGGATGCAAAAGCCATCAGGAACTGGATTGAGCGTGAATTCCTTACTTTTGAACGACCATACCCCGACCCGGAAATTGTTCGTATCCGCCTTACAAGCGTACTCGCACAGATTCGTAGGCATATGAAATCATACGACTTGCAAAATGCTTCTCTAGAAGCAATATACTATGATGTATTTCAGCAAATTGTACATAAACCTGTCATCCATCAAATAGTAAAGGAGCTGCATGCGTTCACTACCCATATGCTTCTGCAAGATCATGGACAATTACAGGAAGGGGCACGCACACTTAGCGAAAAAGCAAGGGAGCTGATCGAGTCCAACTATTGGGACGCCCAGTGGAATCTAGCGAGTTGTGCAGATACTCTGCGTATCAATAAAAGCACACTCAGCCGTCGTTTTGCAGCTGAATCCGGCGAGTCTTTTCGAAATACTCTGCATCAAGTTCGAATTAGGGAAGCTAAACGTTTATTAAAGGAAACGGATTTATCACTGGAGGAAATCTCACAATTAGCCGGTTATTCACATCAAACTTATTTCAATGCCAAATTCAAACTGCTTGAAGGTTGTACACCATCAGCATATCGGTCTGGATTATAA
- the hutH gene encoding histidine ammonia-lyase yields the protein MTTTVCSHPMDIKEVALGDGAISIQEVIAVARYGAKVTFTETYCERVNKSRNLIEKFLDDNRLIYGVTTGFGSNMTEVISPQDAETLQRNIVRSHAVSVGETLEKEVVRAIQLMILVNLGQGYSGVRLQVLKLIASLLNHDILPYVPGEGSVGYLSPEAHMSLLVIGEGQAWYNDELLPGKDALAQSGLKPVTLGCKEGLALISGTPSVTAMAVLALYNSMQAAKTADITGAISLEVLKGTIKAFDPRPHGLKKHEEQAKTARNVTRILEGSQIIDTYKDHRLQDALSLRCIPQAHGAIKRVLKDAAVSIENEMNSVSDNPLIFPEEEDGMALMAGNFDGSFVGIYADAMSIALANLAKITERRIDRLVNHHLSELPNFLVVNPGLNSGYMIPQYTAAGLLNEIRVLSHPATIDNIPTCANQEDVISFAYFASKKAYRISKKLEYILAIELMTATQAMDFHLPLKPSPVTEGVYQLVRSEVPMVEEDRFFHPDIEAVYRQIHEGEIVKLVEMKIGEIEF from the coding sequence ATGACAACTACAGTTTGTTCACATCCTATGGATATTAAAGAGGTGGCACTAGGGGATGGCGCCATCTCGATCCAAGAGGTAATTGCGGTTGCAAGATATGGTGCAAAAGTTACTTTCACTGAGACATATTGTGAAAGGGTAAATAAATCGCGAAACTTAATAGAAAAGTTTTTAGATGATAATAGATTGATTTACGGTGTAACGACTGGTTTTGGCAGTAATATGACAGAAGTGATTTCTCCACAGGACGCAGAAACCCTTCAACGGAATATTGTTCGTTCACATGCTGTTTCAGTAGGGGAAACCCTTGAAAAAGAAGTCGTTAGAGCCATTCAATTGATGATCCTTGTGAATTTGGGCCAGGGTTATTCAGGAGTCCGTTTACAAGTTTTAAAGCTGATCGCTTCACTGTTAAATCACGATATACTTCCCTATGTTCCAGGTGAGGGGTCTGTGGGGTATCTGTCTCCTGAAGCGCACATGTCCTTATTGGTGATCGGGGAGGGGCAAGCGTGGTACAACGATGAGCTTCTCCCGGGAAAGGATGCGTTAGCGCAATCTGGATTGAAGCCAGTTACGCTTGGGTGTAAAGAAGGACTGGCTCTTATAAGCGGAACTCCTTCCGTCACTGCGATGGCCGTTCTGGCTTTATACAATAGCATGCAAGCAGCGAAAACCGCGGACATTACGGGAGCTATTTCCTTAGAAGTGCTAAAAGGGACAATAAAAGCATTTGATCCCCGTCCCCATGGATTGAAAAAACATGAGGAACAGGCAAAGACAGCCAGAAATGTAACAAGGATTCTTGAAGGTAGCCAGATCATTGATACATACAAGGATCATAGATTACAAGATGCACTTAGTTTACGATGCATTCCACAAGCCCATGGAGCGATAAAAAGAGTATTGAAAGACGCTGCAGTTTCGATTGAGAATGAAATGAATTCCGTAAGTGACAATCCTCTGATCTTTCCGGAAGAGGAAGATGGAATGGCACTAATGGCTGGAAATTTTGATGGTTCATTTGTTGGGATATACGCGGATGCGATGTCCATAGCGCTAGCAAACTTAGCAAAAATAACAGAACGCAGAATTGATCGGCTTGTAAACCATCACCTTAGTGAATTACCTAATTTCTTAGTGGTTAACCCAGGGTTAAATAGTGGCTACATGATTCCACAATATACAGCTGCCGGGCTACTAAACGAAATCAGGGTGCTCTCGCATCCAGCCACTATAGATAATATCCCTACATGCGCAAATCAAGAAGACGTGATAAGTTTTGCCTATTTCGCTTCGAAGAAAGCGTATCGGATTTCGAAGAAACTTGAATATATTTTAGCCATTGAACTGATGACGGCAACGCAAGCAATGGATTTTCATCTGCCATTGAAACCGTCACCGGTCACGGAGGGGGTATATCAGTTAGTTAGGAGCGAAGTCCCGATGGTTGAAGAAGATCGCTTTTTCCATCCTGACATTGAAGCGGTTTATCGGCAAATTCATGAAGGAGAAATAGTGAAGCTCGTTGAAATGAAAATCGGGGAAATAGAGTTCTAA
- a CDS encoding MFS transporter — MNEQKYTIDDAPFNKFHFRIAGLTFGSSFCDGYSLGIIAMALTVFGPQMNMNAMWTGLIGSSALIGLFAGSLILGRLSDRVGRQKIFLVNFLLITVATILQFFVSSPEQLFILRLLIGFGLGGDYAVGTTLLAEFSPKKYRSSLLASINVVWTLGYVASNFVGHYLGQGGSDSWRWMLVSAAIPAIVVLILRIGTPESPRWLVSMGRVEEARQIVKKHLGPNVEMGEMTAGTENQKTLGFRGLFSKKLRKRMAFGGIFKLTLVIPYFAIYTFLPSILSTMGFEQNFFADTMLNLFLLVGAIVGLWLLAKFSRRGFTIGAFTILTVSLFSLSFLHNSSQFLMLIAFLIFTFFMSAASNLTLVYPAELFPTEIRGSGIGMVTAISRIGSAIGTFLLPVSLSSFGLSASMAGMAAILLVGLIVSIAWAPETKSLSLNDASNPLLEAGHLPKETDIPFTKNEKIT, encoded by the coding sequence TTGAACGAACAAAAATACACTATTGACGATGCCCCATTTAACAAGTTTCATTTTCGAATTGCAGGACTTACATTCGGTTCAAGCTTCTGTGATGGCTATTCACTTGGGATCATCGCGATGGCCCTTACAGTATTCGGGCCTCAAATGAATATGAATGCGATGTGGACAGGACTGATCGGCAGTTCTGCTTTAATCGGTCTCTTTGCAGGATCTTTAATACTTGGAAGACTTTCCGATCGTGTAGGCAGACAGAAAATCTTTCTCGTAAACTTTTTACTTATTACGGTAGCTACTATTTTACAATTTTTTGTCAGCAGTCCAGAACAGCTTTTTATTTTACGGTTGCTAATCGGTTTTGGACTTGGAGGAGATTACGCTGTCGGTACTACTTTACTCGCCGAGTTTTCACCAAAAAAGTATCGCTCCTCGCTCCTCGCGTCCATAAACGTAGTATGGACGCTTGGATATGTAGCATCAAACTTTGTTGGTCATTACCTGGGACAGGGTGGTTCAGACTCATGGCGTTGGATGCTTGTCAGTGCTGCCATTCCAGCTATAGTGGTTTTAATCTTAAGAATAGGAACGCCCGAATCACCAAGATGGCTTGTCAGCATGGGACGTGTCGAAGAAGCTCGCCAGATTGTAAAAAAACACCTTGGACCGAACGTTGAAATGGGAGAAATGACGGCTGGCACTGAAAACCAAAAGACTTTAGGGTTTCGTGGACTTTTCAGTAAAAAGCTTCGTAAGCGCATGGCTTTTGGTGGAATATTCAAATTAACTCTTGTTATTCCGTACTTTGCTATTTATACTTTCCTGCCGTCCATACTAAGTACAATGGGTTTTGAACAAAACTTTTTTGCCGATACGATGCTGAATCTATTCTTGCTTGTTGGGGCAATTGTTGGTCTTTGGTTGCTTGCAAAATTTTCTCGTAGAGGATTTACCATCGGGGCATTTACAATCCTTACAGTTTCATTGTTTTCACTCAGCTTCTTACACAATAGTTCTCAATTCTTAATGTTGATTGCCTTTTTGATCTTTACTTTTTTCATGTCGGCAGCATCGAACCTTACATTAGTATACCCAGCCGAGCTTTTTCCAACTGAGATTCGTGGATCGGGAATAGGTATGGTTACGGCAATTAGTCGAATTGGTTCTGCGATTGGAACATTTCTGCTGCCTGTTTCTTTAAGTTCATTTGGATTAAGTGCCTCAATGGCAGGAATGGCAGCCATTCTGCTGGTCGGATTGATCGTATCGATCGCTTGGGCACCTGAGACAAAATCGCTTTCCCTTAATGATGCCAGTAATCCTTTACTTGAAGCGGGGCACCTTCCGAAGGAAACCGATATTCCCTTTACAAAAAATGAAAAAATAACATAA
- the hutI gene encoding imidazolonepropionase codes for MTKPIWIKHAAQLATLTSDRKGPRSKEAMSELGLIEDGSIWMESGLIQAVGTTKELEELYADRMHEAEVFDATGHLVTPGLVDPHTHVVYGGSREREFEMRLEGATYMDIMNAGGGIHATTRMTREASEEELMEQTMRRLDSFLAHGVTTVEGKSGYGMNLETELKQLRVMKKLQEDHPIDLVPTFMGAHAVPKDYKGREDEFVDHLINDMLPIVSEEKLAEFNDVFCEKGVFTPEQSERILNAGKKYGLIPKIHADEIEPYGGAELAAKIGAISAEHLLKASDEGITAMAKSGTIACLLPATALYLREEAAPGRRMVDEGVAVAISTDCNPGSSPTTSMPLVMNLACISMRLTPAEALTAATYNAACAINRQERVGSLEVGKQADVVLWNVENYQELQYLFGVNHVKSVWKNGVQVVNDKVKTDSKSLTGL; via the coding sequence ATGACAAAACCAATTTGGATAAAACATGCCGCTCAACTTGCAACCCTTACCTCTGATAGGAAAGGTCCTCGTTCCAAAGAGGCAATGTCAGAGCTTGGGTTGATTGAAGATGGAAGTATATGGATGGAATCTGGTTTGATCCAAGCGGTCGGTACGACCAAAGAATTGGAAGAACTCTATGCAGATAGAATGCATGAAGCTGAAGTCTTTGATGCAACTGGTCATTTGGTGACACCTGGGCTAGTTGACCCACATACGCATGTTGTATATGGCGGGAGTCGGGAACGTGAATTTGAAATGCGTCTGGAAGGCGCAACATATATGGACATTATGAACGCAGGTGGGGGCATTCATGCTACCACCCGCATGACAAGGGAAGCAAGTGAAGAAGAATTGATGGAGCAAACCATGCGACGACTTGATTCGTTTCTCGCTCATGGTGTGACTACAGTAGAAGGTAAAAGCGGTTATGGAATGAATTTGGAAACCGAATTGAAACAGTTGCGGGTGATGAAGAAGTTACAGGAAGATCATCCGATTGATCTGGTTCCTACTTTTATGGGTGCCCATGCGGTTCCAAAGGATTACAAAGGCCGTGAGGATGAATTTGTCGATCATCTGATTAATGATATGCTTCCAATCGTCTCAGAAGAAAAGCTTGCAGAATTCAATGATGTCTTTTGTGAAAAGGGGGTTTTTACCCCTGAACAATCAGAGCGGATTTTAAATGCGGGGAAAAAGTACGGCTTGATCCCTAAAATTCATGCTGATGAAATTGAGCCATACGGTGGAGCTGAATTAGCTGCGAAGATAGGAGCCATTTCAGCTGAGCATTTGTTAAAAGCTTCCGATGAGGGGATTACTGCTATGGCGAAATCAGGCACCATTGCCTGTTTGCTTCCAGCTACCGCCTTGTATTTACGAGAAGAAGCGGCCCCTGGACGACGAATGGTTGATGAAGGTGTGGCTGTTGCCATTTCGACCGATTGCAATCCCGGATCTTCGCCGACGACATCCATGCCGCTTGTCATGAACCTGGCATGCATTTCGATGCGGCTTACCCCTGCAGAAGCTCTGACGGCGGCGACATACAATGCTGCTTGTGCAATCAACAGGCAAGAAAGGGTCGGATCGCTTGAAGTCGGAAAACAAGCGGATGTCGTTTTATGGAATGTTGAAAACTATCAGGAGTTGCAATATTTATTTGGAGTCAATCACGTTAAGTCTGTTTGGAAAAATGGTGTGCAAGTAGTGAATGATAAAGTGAAGACTGATTCCAAAAGCCTGACTGGTCTATAA
- a CDS encoding MFS transporter: protein MLRNNYRYFIIFMIIVITIINYIDRGALSYAQAEIIKEFNLDPVSWGAILGYFGYGYIFGALFGGALADKKGPKFMWIIAGTTWSFFEIGTIFAGHIGAALFGGSALAGFAVFRVLFGLAEGPTLSTMNKTMANWVSPKEKGFAVALGLVGTPIGALITAPVVVGLLTYTNWKVTFVILGILGFIWVAIWNKVFTNLPEDHPRVSKTELEEIRSADILIKGETKLDEQINVPWYHFFKNPTLVFNAIGYFAFLYVNILLLTWTPKYLQDEFNYSLSSLSYIGMIPWVGAIITGLLGGKISDILRRKTGNLRIARSWFTVVSLFCTAVCFMLIPTVDSAAAVLALMCIGNAFNYLPNSIYWIVVLDTEPNKAGTFGGVTHFIANLATIIAPTLTGSLVAIYGYNAMFIAASIAVTIGMIAMVFVKPGKQGNSSETTNNMVS, encoded by the coding sequence ATGTTGAGAAATAACTATCGTTATTTTATCATTTTTATGATCATTGTTATTACAATCATAAATTATATTGATAGAGGTGCACTTTCATATGCCCAAGCTGAAATAATCAAGGAGTTCAATTTAGATCCAGTAAGTTGGGGGGCGATCCTGGGGTATTTTGGATATGGATATATATTCGGTGCACTATTTGGTGGGGCTTTAGCAGATAAGAAAGGTCCTAAATTCATGTGGATCATTGCCGGAACGACATGGTCTTTTTTTGAAATTGGGACAATATTCGCAGGTCACATAGGTGCAGCATTATTTGGAGGCTCTGCCTTGGCAGGATTTGCGGTGTTTCGTGTATTATTTGGTTTAGCTGAGGGACCTACATTATCAACGATGAACAAAACGATGGCAAACTGGGTATCTCCTAAAGAAAAAGGGTTTGCTGTAGCGCTTGGATTAGTTGGAACGCCAATTGGAGCATTAATTACTGCACCCGTCGTAGTAGGTCTTCTAACATACACTAACTGGAAAGTAACATTTGTTATTCTCGGTATATTAGGCTTTATTTGGGTAGCAATTTGGAACAAGGTATTTACAAACTTACCTGAAGATCATCCAAGAGTCTCGAAAACCGAGCTAGAAGAAATTCGAAGTGCAGATATTTTAATAAAAGGTGAGACGAAATTAGACGAACAAATAAATGTACCATGGTACCATTTTTTTAAAAACCCTACGTTAGTATTTAATGCAATTGGATATTTTGCCTTTTTATATGTAAATATTTTATTACTTACATGGACACCCAAATATTTGCAAGATGAATTTAATTATTCACTTTCTTCTCTTTCATATATTGGCATGATTCCCTGGGTAGGAGCTATTATCACTGGATTATTAGGTGGTAAAATCTCGGATATATTACGTAGAAAAACAGGGAATTTACGTATTGCCAGATCTTGGTTCACAGTAGTCTCCTTATTTTGTACAGCTGTATGTTTTATGTTGATTCCGACTGTCGATAGTGCGGCGGCCGTACTTGCTTTAATGTGTATAGGAAATGCCTTTAATTATTTACCGAATTCCATTTATTGGATCGTGGTTCTGGATACAGAACCGAATAAAGCTGGAACATTTGGCGGGGTAACTCATTTCATTGCCAATCTGGCTACCATTATTGCCCCTACCTTGACAGGAAGTCTTGTCGCCATATATGGATATAATGCCATGTTTATTGCAGCATCAATAGCCGTCACGATTGGCATGATAGCCATGGTTTTCGTGAAGCCTGGCAAGCAAGGAAACTCATCGGAAACCACCAATAATATGGTTAGCTAA
- a CDS encoding MFS transporter, which produces MNHSIGEIEKRTIGKTMKRILPFILLLYIIAYLDRVNLGYAALQMNAELALSAEVFGLLSGIFFIGYFFFEVPSNMIMHKVGARIWIARIMISWGLVVILTGFAQTTMHLYILRFLLGVAEAGFFPGIILYLTYWFRARERGRATAVLLLALPIGGLIGAPVSTWILDNISWFGMAGWRWMFILEGIPAIMIGIVVVFYLTNRPTNAKWLSKEESEWLEGELSAERKVSSKINKVTKLDMLKDLKIWKLALFYFAGYTSIYGLSFWMPTIIKSLSENATTNLEIGWLAMIPSLVGIPAIMFVGWNSDRTNEHKSHLLVCLMIAVVGFIGCGFSDSVFMMVLMLTITSFGLYGFSGCFFAYMTFFFTESTAPVGIAIVNSFAALGGFVGPMILGTVAFTQGMFILSGLLMIGVITLLSLKLTSASNENIVEEVEVNINQL; this is translated from the coding sequence ATGAATCATTCCATTGGCGAAATAGAGAAAAGAACGATCGGTAAAACGATGAAACGTATTCTTCCATTTATCTTGCTCCTATACATCATTGCTTACTTGGACAGGGTCAATTTAGGCTATGCTGCTTTACAAATGAATGCAGAATTAGCCTTATCCGCTGAAGTTTTTGGATTGCTATCCGGCATTTTTTTTATAGGCTATTTCTTCTTTGAAGTTCCAAGCAACATGATCATGCATAAAGTGGGAGCTCGGATATGGATTGCCCGTATAATGATTTCGTGGGGACTCGTGGTAATATTGACAGGTTTTGCGCAAACAACGATGCATTTATATATTCTCCGTTTTTTATTAGGTGTCGCCGAGGCTGGTTTTTTCCCAGGTATAATTTTGTATTTAACTTATTGGTTCAGGGCCCGCGAAAGAGGAAGGGCAACAGCGGTTTTGCTTTTAGCCCTACCGATTGGCGGATTGATTGGTGCACCTGTGTCGACATGGATTCTTGACAATATTTCCTGGTTCGGTATGGCAGGCTGGAGATGGATGTTCATCCTTGAAGGCATTCCGGCCATTATGATCGGAATTGTTGTTGTTTTCTATTTAACTAATAGACCGACCAACGCTAAATGGTTATCTAAGGAAGAAAGTGAATGGTTAGAAGGGGAATTGAGTGCGGAAAGAAAGGTTAGTTCGAAAATAAATAAAGTCACTAAGCTTGATATGCTGAAAGATTTGAAAATCTGGAAGTTGGCCCTTTTTTATTTCGCAGGTTACACATCTATCTATGGATTGTCATTCTGGATGCCAACCATTATAAAATCTTTATCGGAAAATGCAACAACCAATTTAGAAATTGGCTGGTTAGCGATGATTCCATCATTAGTCGGAATACCTGCCATTATGTTTGTAGGCTGGAATTCAGATCGGACCAATGAACATAAATCACATTTGCTCGTTTGCCTCATGATAGCAGTTGTCGGATTTATCGGGTGCGGCTTTTCCGATAGTGTCTTTATGATGGTACTTATGTTAACAATCACATCTTTCGGGTTATACGGGTTCAGTGGATGTTTCTTTGCCTATATGACATTTTTCTTCACTGAGTCCACTGCGCCAGTTGGAATAGCCATAGTCAATTCATTTGCAGCTTTAGGCGGTTTTGTAGGACCGATGATTCTCGGAACTGTTGCATTTACTCAAGGGATGTTTATTTTATCCGGATTACTTATGATAGGAGTCATCACCCTATTATCATTAAAATTGACAAGTGCTTCAAATGAAAACATCGTAGAAGAAGTTGAAGTCAATATCAATCAATTATAA